One Rhizobium sp. NRK18 genomic window carries:
- the rplI gene encoding 50S ribosomal protein L9 → MEVILLERISKLGQMGETVKVRDGYARNYLLPLGKALRANAANKARFEAERSVLEARNLERKSEAQKVADVLDGKSFIVVRAAGETGQLYGSVAARDVVETLAGEGFTIGRNQVHLNQPIKSIGIHKVEIALHSEVEIHVELNVARSAEEAERQSKGEDLTSVDAIYGVDEDALRPEDFFNPEADYDDEADDAEEATEE, encoded by the coding sequence ATGGAAGTCATTCTCCTCGAACGCATCTCCAAGCTCGGCCAGATGGGCGAAACCGTCAAGGTTCGCGACGGCTACGCCCGTAACTACCTGCTGCCGCTCGGCAAGGCGCTGCGCGCCAACGCTGCCAACAAGGCCCGTTTCGAAGCCGAGCGTTCGGTTCTCGAAGCCCGCAACCTCGAGCGCAAGTCCGAAGCCCAGAAGGTTGCCGACGTTCTCGACGGCAAGTCCTTCATCGTCGTCCGCGCTGCCGGCGAAACCGGCCAGCTCTACGGTTCGGTCGCTGCCCGCGACGTCGTCGAGACCCTGGCTGGCGAAGGCTTCACCATCGGCCGCAACCAGGTTCACCTGAACCAGCCGATCAAGTCCATCGGCATCCACAAGGTCGAGATCGCCCTCCACTCGGAAGTCGAAATCCACGTCGAGCTCAACGTTGCCCGTTCGGCCGAAGAAGCCGAGCGCCAGTCCAAGGGTGAAGACCTCACCTCCGTCGACGCCATCTACGGCGTGGACGAAGACGCCCTGCGTCCGGAAGACTTCTTCAACCCGGAAGCCGACTACGACGACGAAGCTGACGACGCCGAAGAAGCAACCGAAGAATAA
- a CDS encoding replicative DNA helicase, whose amino-acid sequence MNDAARKLAPVNTAEPHYREAPHNIEAEQALLGAILVNNDAYYRVSDFLKPNHLHEELHRKIFEVAGDIIRMGKTANPVTIKTFLPADEKVGDMTVAQYLARLAAEAVSIINAEDYGRAIYDLALRRALITIGEDMVNIAYDAPLDMPPQTQIEDTERRLFELAENGRYDGGFQSFNDAVAQAIDMAGAAFERDGHLSGISTGIMSLDSKMGGLQRSDLIVLAGRPGMGKTSLATNIAYNIAAAYEPEIQADGTPKAKNGGVVGFYSLEMSSEQLATRIISEQTEVSSSKIRRGDITEADFEKLVACSQMMQKVPLFIDQTGGISIAQLSARARRLKRQRGLDCLVVDYIQLMTGSGKSGENRVQEITQITTGLKALGKELNVPIIALSQLSRGVESREDKRPQLSDLRESGSIEQDADVVLFVFREEYYVKNLEPRDPADPKYAEWEALFDKVRGTADVIIAKQRHGPTGTVKLAFQSEYTRFADLADPSFTQYEEP is encoded by the coding sequence ATGAACGACGCAGCGCGCAAACTCGCTCCGGTGAACACGGCGGAACCGCATTACCGCGAAGCGCCGCACAACATCGAGGCCGAGCAGGCCCTTCTCGGCGCCATTCTCGTCAACAATGACGCCTACTACCGCGTTTCCGACTTTCTGAAGCCGAACCACCTCCACGAGGAGCTGCACCGCAAGATCTTCGAGGTCGCCGGCGACATCATCCGCATGGGCAAGACCGCCAACCCGGTGACGATCAAGACCTTCCTGCCGGCCGACGAGAAGGTCGGCGACATGACGGTGGCGCAGTACCTCGCCCGTCTGGCGGCCGAAGCCGTCTCCATCATCAACGCGGAAGACTACGGCCGGGCGATCTACGACCTGGCGCTGCGCCGCGCGCTGATCACCATCGGTGAGGACATGGTCAACATCGCCTATGACGCGCCGCTCGACATGCCGCCGCAGACACAGATCGAGGACACCGAGCGCCGCCTGTTCGAGCTAGCGGAAAACGGCCGCTACGACGGCGGCTTCCAGTCGTTCAACGATGCCGTGGCGCAGGCAATCGACATGGCCGGCGCCGCCTTCGAGCGCGACGGACACCTTTCCGGCATCTCGACCGGCATCATGTCGCTCGACAGCAAGATGGGCGGCCTGCAGCGCTCCGACTTGATCGTGCTTGCCGGACGTCCAGGCATGGGCAAGACCTCTCTTGCCACCAACATCGCCTACAACATCGCCGCGGCCTACGAGCCAGAAATCCAGGCGGACGGCACGCCGAAGGCGAAGAACGGCGGCGTCGTCGGCTTCTACTCGCTCGAAATGTCGTCCGAACAGCTCGCCACCCGTATCATCTCCGAGCAGACGGAAGTCTCGTCCTCGAAGATCCGCCGCGGCGACATCACCGAAGCGGATTTCGAAAAGCTGGTCGCCTGCTCGCAGATGATGCAGAAAGTGCCGCTGTTCATCGACCAGACCGGTGGCATCTCGATCGCCCAGCTTTCGGCGCGCGCCCGACGCCTCAAACGCCAGCGCGGCCTCGATTGCCTGGTGGTGGACTATATCCAGCTCATGACCGGATCCGGCAAGTCGGGCGAAAACCGCGTGCAGGAAATCACCCAGATCACCACGGGCCTGAAGGCGCTCGGCAAGGAACTCAACGTGCCGATCATCGCGCTGTCACAGCTGTCGCGTGGTGTCGAAAGCCGCGAAGACAAGCGCCCGCAGCTCTCCGACCTTCGTGAATCGGGCTCGATCGAGCAGGACGCCGACGTCGTGCTGTTCGTGTTTCGTGAGGAATACTATGTGAAGAACCTGGAGCCGCGCGATCCGGCCGACCCGAAATATGCCGAGTGGGAAGCGCTGTTCGACAAGGTGCGCGGCACAGCCGACGTCATCATCGCCAAGCAGCGTCACGGACCGACCGGCACCGTCAAGCTCGCCTTCCAGTCGGAATACACCCGTTTCGCCGACCTCGCCGATCCGTCGTTCACGCAGTACGAAGAACCCTGA